From Trichoderma atroviride chromosome 1, complete sequence, one genomic window encodes:
- a CDS encoding uncharacterized protein (EggNog:ENOG41), with protein MSVEVINTVSPNTNEIVITRNGPSPTDLELLSEVATDSFLKFRKTTLKERQDIVKKFLDSLEKNQDELALELTTQMGRPIAYTAKEITTAIKRAVYLLKISDEVLQDVEGEPEKGFKRFIRRAPVGPVLIIFPWNYPYLILMNVLIPAILAGNSVILKPSPQTPTVVEQVAKLFAAAGLPDGVLQYFHCGSPSIMESIIRDPKIALICFTGSVAGGLAVQKVAADRIVNVGLELGGKDPAYIRDDVDIDWAAEEIVDGAIFNSGQSCCSVERIYVDEKIHDDFVAAVQKVLKGYKLGDPFDKSTHVGPVISKRSKETIESHIQDALKKGAKDVTPENESFQNPPPKGNFVRPTLLTGVDHTMTVMTEETFGPVIPVMKVKGDAEAVKLMNDSEFGLSASIWTKDVDRGYALLEEVDAGTVFVNRCDYPSPDLAWIGWKNSGKGQTLGKFGFEAFVKSKSFHLKDYPK; from the exons ATGTCTGTCGAGGTCATCAACACCGTCTCGCCCAATACCAACGAGATTGTCATCACCCGCAATGGCCCGAGTCCCACCGATCTGGAGCTGCTCTCTGAGGTCGCCACGGACTCTTTTCTGAAATTTCGCAAGACGACTCTCAAGGAGCGACAAGACATTGTCAAGAAATTTCTCGACAGCCTGGAAAAGAACCAGGATGAGCTCGCCCTGGAATTGACCACCCAGATGGGTCGGCCCATCGCTTATACGGCCAAGGAAATCACCACGGCCATCAAGAGGGCCGTGTATCTCCTCAAGATTAGCGACGAGGTTTTGCAGGACGTCGAGGGCGAGCCTGAGAAAGGGTTCAAGCGTTTTATTCGGAGAGCACCCGTCGGCCCtgttctcatcatcttccctTGGAAT TACCCATATTTGATTCTAATGAATGTGCTGATTCCAGCAATCCTGGCTGGAAACAGCGTGATTCTCAAGCCCTCCCCGCAAACACCAACCGTTGTAGAACAGGTGGCCAAGCTTTTCGCAGCGGCTGGCCTGCCCGACGGCGTTCTGCAGTATTTCCACTGCGGGTCGCCTAGTATCATGGAAAGCATCATTCGGGATCCTAAGATCGCGCTCATCTGTTTCACGGGATCCGTTGCCGGCGGCCTTGCCGTGCAAAAGGTTGCCGCCGATCGGATTGTCAACGTGGGCCTCGAACTCGGCGGCAAGGATCCCGCGTACATCAGAGATGATGTAGACATTGATTGGGCTGCCGAAGAGATTGTAGAtggcgccatcttcaactctggtcaaagctgctgctccgttGAGCGCATCTACGTGGACGAAAAGATTCACGACGACTTCGTCGCAGCCGTTCAGAAGGTGCTCAAGGGATACAAGCTCGGAGATCCATTCGACAAGTCCACTCATGTAGGACCCGTCATCTCCAAACGTTCCAAGGAAACAATAGAGTCGCACATCCAAGATGCCTTGAAAAAGGGAGCCAAGGATGTGACGCCGGAAAACGAAAGTTTCCAAAACCCTCCGCCCAAGGGCAACTTTGTGAGACCAACCCTATTAACGGGCGTGGATCACACTATGACAGTCATGACGGAAGAGACATTTGGGCCTGTGATTCCCGTGATGAAGGTCAAGGGTGACGCAGAGGCCGTCAAGCTGATGAACGACAGCGAGTTTGGCCTCTCGGCTAGTATCTGGACTAAGGATGTCGACCGAGGCTACGCCCTCTTGGAGGAAGTTGACGCTGGCACCGTCTTTGTCAATCGCTGTGATTATCCTAGCCCG GATCTCGCATGGATTGGATGGAAGAACTCAGGTAAGGGCCAGACGCTCGGAAAGTTTGGCTTTGAAGCATTTGTCAAGTCCAAGAGCTTCCACCTCAAGGACTATCCCAAATAA